One region of Wyeomyia smithii strain HCP4-BCI-WySm-NY-G18 chromosome 3, ASM2978416v1, whole genome shotgun sequence genomic DNA includes:
- the LOC129730696 gene encoding TNF receptor-associated factor 4 isoform X2, whose product MIELSDSGSSDGISTGCATYTFSRNSMTISQPVPNLVTSKKGYAKIYPDPESEKAIMGSLVFCIHHKQGCKWSDELRKLKAHLNTCKHDAIPCPNKCGSQIPRVMMTDHLAFTCILRRAICEFCNVEFTGIGLEEHAGTCSSEPIYCESKCGTRVVRGRMSIHRAKDCAKRLRRCPHCSREFSADTLSAHGATCPRCPVPCPQRCDAGPFARADLETHLRDECKALSVPCTFKEAGCRFKGPRHLLEAHLESNTSAHLSLMVALSSRQGQQINMLKNAMAKLSTNYTGTLLWKITDWSAKMIEAKSKDGLELVSPPFYTSQYGYKLQASMFLNGNGPGEGSHVSVYIKVLPGEYDALLKWPFSHSVTFTLFEQGTLGGQGGVAESFVPDPSWENFQRPSTEPDALGFGFPRFVSHELLNRRPFVREDTVFLRVKVDPSKIVAV is encoded by the exons attTATCCGGATCCGGAATCAGAAAAGGCAATCATGGGTTCGCTGGTGTTTTGCATCCATCACAAGCAGGGTTGTAAATGGTCAGACGAATTACgaaaattgaag GCCCATCTGAACACCTGCAAGCACGATGCCATCCCCTGTCCCAACAAGTGTGGCTCACAGATCCCGCGGGTTATGATGACCGATCATCTGGCATTCACCTGCATTTTGCGTCGTGCCATCTGCGAGTTTTGCAACGTTGAGTTCACCGGTATTGGACTGGAAGAGCATGCGGGTACGTGCAGTTCCGAGCCAATATATTGTGAGTCGAAATGCGGAACACGTGTCGTTCGTGGTCGCATGTCCATCCATCGTGCCAAAGATTGTGCCAAAAGACTGcgtcggtgtccacactgtAGTCGTGAATTCAGTGCTGATACCTTGTCCGCTCATGGAGCCACGTGTCCTCGTTGCCCGGTTCCTTGTCCTCAGCGTTGTGACGCTGGTCCATTTGCAAGGGCTGATCTAGAAACACATTTACGTGACGAGTGTAAAGCTCTGTCAGTACCGTGCACTTTCAAGGAAGCAGGCTGCCGGTTCAAGGGCCCTCGTCATCTACTGGAAGCTCATCTGGAATCGAACACCTCAGCTCATCTCTCACTGATGGTTGCCCTATCTAGCCGTCAAGGTCAACAAATTAATATGCTTAAAAATGCTATGGCCAAACTGAGCACAAACTATACCGGAACACTTTTATGGAAGATTACTGATTGGTCGGCAAAAATGATCGAAGCTAAAAGCAAGGATGGTCTAGAGCTGGTCTCACCTCCATTCTACACCAGCCAGTATGGCTATAAACTTCAGGCCTCGATGTTTCTAAATGGCAACGGTCCCGGTGAAGGATCACACGTATCCGTGTATATAAAAGTTTTGCCAGGTGAATACGACGCTCTTCTAAAGTGGCCATTCTCACATTCGGTTACGTTTACCTTGTTTGAACAGGGGACACTCGGAGGACAGGGTGGAGTTGCCGAATCGTTCGTGCCCGATCCATCGTGGGAAAATTTCCAACGCCCTTCAACCGAACCAGACGCTCTCGGATTCGGCTTTCCACGGTTTGTGTCACATGAATTGCTCAACCGCAGGCCCTTCGTTCGGGAAGACACCGTATTTCTACGCGTGAAAGTAGATCCCAGCAAAATCGTGGCAGTATAA
- the LOC129730696 gene encoding TNF receptor-associated factor 4 isoform X3: MIELSDSGSSDGISTGCATYTFRNSMTISQPVPNLVTSKKGYAKIYPDPESEKAIMGSLVFCIHHKQGCKWSDELRKLKAHLNTCKHDAIPCPNKCGSQIPRVMMTDHLAFTCILRRAICEFCNVEFTGIGLEEHAGTCSSEPIYCESKCGTRVVRGRMSIHRAKDCAKRLRRCPHCSREFSADTLSAHGATCPRCPVPCPQRCDAGPFARADLETHLRDECKALSVPCTFKEAGCRFKGPRHLLEAHLESNTSAHLSLMVALSSRQGQQINMLKNAMAKLSTNYTGTLLWKITDWSAKMIEAKSKDGLELVSPPFYTSQYGYKLQASMFLNGNGPGEGSHVSVYIKVLPGEYDALLKWPFSHSVTFTLFEQGTLGGQGGVAESFVPDPSWENFQRPSTEPDALGFGFPRFVSHELLNRRPFVREDTVFLRVKVDPSKIVAV, from the exons attTATCCGGATCCGGAATCAGAAAAGGCAATCATGGGTTCGCTGGTGTTTTGCATCCATCACAAGCAGGGTTGTAAATGGTCAGACGAATTACgaaaattgaag GCCCATCTGAACACCTGCAAGCACGATGCCATCCCCTGTCCCAACAAGTGTGGCTCACAGATCCCGCGGGTTATGATGACCGATCATCTGGCATTCACCTGCATTTTGCGTCGTGCCATCTGCGAGTTTTGCAACGTTGAGTTCACCGGTATTGGACTGGAAGAGCATGCGGGTACGTGCAGTTCCGAGCCAATATATTGTGAGTCGAAATGCGGAACACGTGTCGTTCGTGGTCGCATGTCCATCCATCGTGCCAAAGATTGTGCCAAAAGACTGcgtcggtgtccacactgtAGTCGTGAATTCAGTGCTGATACCTTGTCCGCTCATGGAGCCACGTGTCCTCGTTGCCCGGTTCCTTGTCCTCAGCGTTGTGACGCTGGTCCATTTGCAAGGGCTGATCTAGAAACACATTTACGTGACGAGTGTAAAGCTCTGTCAGTACCGTGCACTTTCAAGGAAGCAGGCTGCCGGTTCAAGGGCCCTCGTCATCTACTGGAAGCTCATCTGGAATCGAACACCTCAGCTCATCTCTCACTGATGGTTGCCCTATCTAGCCGTCAAGGTCAACAAATTAATATGCTTAAAAATGCTATGGCCAAACTGAGCACAAACTATACCGGAACACTTTTATGGAAGATTACTGATTGGTCGGCAAAAATGATCGAAGCTAAAAGCAAGGATGGTCTAGAGCTGGTCTCACCTCCATTCTACACCAGCCAGTATGGCTATAAACTTCAGGCCTCGATGTTTCTAAATGGCAACGGTCCCGGTGAAGGATCACACGTATCCGTGTATATAAAAGTTTTGCCAGGTGAATACGACGCTCTTCTAAAGTGGCCATTCTCACATTCGGTTACGTTTACCTTGTTTGAACAGGGGACACTCGGAGGACAGGGTGGAGTTGCCGAATCGTTCGTGCCCGATCCATCGTGGGAAAATTTCCAACGCCCTTCAACCGAACCAGACGCTCTCGGATTCGGCTTTCCACGGTTTGTGTCACATGAATTGCTCAACCGCAGGCCCTTCGTTCGGGAAGACACCGTATTTCTACGCGTGAAAGTAGATCCCAGCAAAATCGTGGCAGTATAA